The proteins below are encoded in one region of Deltaproteobacteria bacterium:
- a CDS encoding thioesterase: MQPGATFKFRYTVTDADTAAALKPITGDDFPPVFATTKCIALLELAAGHLLKAECGRGQLSVGVVVDVKHTAATPVGAWVEAQATYTGRNGRLYVFEVVARDPGGEVMRGRHERGVIDEARLLEGAAKRR; encoded by the coding sequence ATGCAGCCGGGCGCGACCTTCAAGTTCCGCTACACGGTCACCGACGCGGACACCGCCGCCGCGCTGAAGCCGATCACCGGCGACGATTTTCCGCCAGTGTTCGCGACGACGAAGTGCATCGCCCTGCTCGAGCTCGCCGCCGGACACCTGCTCAAGGCGGAGTGCGGCCGAGGCCAGCTTTCGGTGGGCGTGGTCGTCGACGTGAAGCACACTGCGGCCACGCCCGTCGGCGCATGGGTGGAGGCGCAGGCTACCTATACCGGCCGCAACGGGCGCCTCTACGTTTTCGAGGTCGTCGCGCGCGATCCGGGCGGCGAAGTCATGCGCGGCCGCCACGAGCGCGGGGTGATCGACGAAGCGCGACTGCTCGAAGGCGCCGCGAAGCGCCGGTGA
- a CDS encoding ATP-binding protein encodes MPRKSRSLSSDPLASFPAWARMLAERYYTKTISTFILHGAVRDLQPADDGKGGRRFVSLRSFLADELFGTRDLVVFYDRSGGIRLATPEMQKDFMGAVAGYDTLFGTDYAKAVPKDPARAFPLLESYARVRIADGKSLAVIIDFAETVAPAGDLGYMPGEDRYSLVTLVKWAQDPQFLTADFSVCLIAENLAELNPRLGRNPYAASIELPLPDEKERFEYVEWKIAQSGKKRADISEVNAEALGQMTAGMSRVALDRVLTEAIAGPRLTVARLKEKKKEIIQAECHGLLEFIEPAHSIDMVAGHGKAKQLLRQAAKAIQSGKRDVVPMGFLIAGPIGTGKTFLATCFAGEIGIPCVKFLNFRSQWQGVTEGNLEKIFNLLKAMWPVAVIVDEADAFLGNRNAQGDSGTSARVFSQIATFMGNTEFRGKIVWFLLTSRPDLLPVDLKRQGRAEEHLALFYPESHDERVELVKTMARKAKVNFDGEITAVLPPDLPKMSGADIEAALVRARLRAVTDRREKVTATDLRETFADFVPPSYPLEVELQTLVAVSECTSRELLPESYRQKPRDEITRRIRELKLLLSEQ; translated from the coding sequence ATGCCGAGGAAGTCCCGTTCGCTCTCGTCCGATCCGCTGGCGTCGTTTCCCGCCTGGGCGCGCATGCTCGCCGAGCGGTACTACACGAAGACCATCTCCACGTTCATCCTGCACGGCGCCGTCCGCGATCTGCAGCCTGCGGATGACGGCAAAGGCGGCCGCCGCTTCGTCTCGCTGCGCAGCTTCCTCGCCGACGAGCTGTTCGGCACCCGCGATCTCGTCGTCTTCTACGACCGCTCCGGCGGCATCCGGCTCGCGACGCCGGAGATGCAGAAGGACTTCATGGGCGCCGTGGCCGGCTACGACACCCTGTTCGGGACCGACTACGCCAAAGCGGTGCCCAAGGACCCCGCCCGCGCCTTTCCGCTGCTCGAGTCGTACGCCCGCGTCCGCATCGCCGACGGGAAGAGCCTCGCGGTGATCATCGATTTCGCCGAGACCGTCGCCCCGGCCGGCGATCTCGGGTACATGCCGGGCGAGGACCGCTACTCGCTGGTGACGCTGGTGAAGTGGGCGCAGGATCCGCAGTTCCTCACCGCCGACTTCTCCGTCTGCCTGATCGCCGAGAATCTCGCCGAGCTGAATCCGCGCCTGGGGCGGAATCCCTACGCCGCGTCCATCGAGCTGCCGCTCCCCGACGAGAAGGAGCGCTTCGAGTACGTGGAGTGGAAGATCGCCCAGTCCGGCAAGAAGCGGGCGGACATCTCCGAGGTCAACGCGGAAGCCCTCGGCCAGATGACCGCGGGCATGTCGCGCGTCGCCCTCGATCGGGTGCTCACCGAGGCCATCGCAGGCCCGCGGCTGACGGTTGCGAGGCTGAAGGAGAAGAAGAAGGAGATCATCCAGGCGGAGTGCCACGGGCTCCTCGAGTTCATCGAGCCCGCGCATTCGATCGACATGGTGGCCGGCCATGGCAAGGCGAAGCAGCTGTTGCGGCAAGCGGCGAAGGCTATCCAGTCGGGCAAGCGCGACGTGGTCCCGATGGGGTTCCTCATTGCCGGACCTATCGGAACCGGCAAGACGTTCCTCGCCACCTGTTTCGCCGGCGAAATCGGCATTCCCTGCGTCAAGTTCCTCAACTTCCGTTCCCAGTGGCAGGGGGTCACCGAAGGGAACCTGGAGAAGATCTTCAACCTGCTGAAGGCGATGTGGCCGGTGGCGGTGATCGTCGACGAGGCGGACGCCTTCCTCGGCAACCGGAACGCGCAGGGCGACAGCGGCACGAGCGCCCGCGTGTTCTCCCAGATTGCGACCTTCATGGGGAACACCGAGTTCCGCGGGAAGATCGTCTGGTTCCTGCTCACTTCCCGGCCCGACCTGCTCCCCGTCGATCTCAAGCGGCAGGGGCGCGCGGAGGAGCACCTCGCCCTCTTCTACCCGGAGTCGCACGACGAGCGCGTCGAGCTGGTGAAGACGATGGCTCGCAAGGCGAAGGTGAACTTCGACGGCGAAATCACCGCCGTCCTGCCGCCAGACCTGCCGAAGATGTCCGGCGCCGACATCGAGGCCGCTCTGGTCCGCGCCAGGCTGCGCGCGGTCACCGACCGCCGCGAGAAGGTCACGGCGACCGATCTGCGCGAGACGTTCGCGGACTTCGTCCCGCCGAGCTATCCGCTGGAGGTAGAGCTGCAGACCCTGGTCGCGGTCAGCGAGTGCACCTCGCGAGAGCTCTTGCCAGAATCCTACCGGCAGAAGCCGCGCGACGAGATCACCCGCCGCATCCGCGAGCTGAAGCTCCTCCTCTCGGAGCAGTGA
- a CDS encoding sel1 repeat family protein, whose translation MPPTVLALLLLAVVSPLNLEKSCNAGNAGDCLQFGIRIHDGIGVRRDPARAADLFRKACKGNNQDGCADDAFALAVGEGQAPNPRTAIPKLEKMCKQGQARACGNLGALFMRGLGGPQDALRGEKLLEDACNKRDARACSNLATLAYRAGDAERAEQLAEAADDLGDPVGYAHLGDLYARTNDTVRAIVYFKHACDAGMAHGCAGHGFLLLESGIDEKKGRELLQRGCDGGETQACDALRNPK comes from the coding sequence ATGCCGCCGACCGTCCTCGCCCTGCTGTTGCTCGCCGTCGTCAGCCCCTTGAACCTGGAGAAGTCGTGCAACGCCGGCAACGCGGGCGACTGTCTCCAGTTCGGCATACGGATCCACGACGGCATTGGCGTACGGCGCGATCCTGCGCGCGCCGCCGACCTCTTCCGCAAGGCGTGCAAGGGCAACAACCAGGACGGTTGCGCGGACGACGCCTTCGCGCTCGCGGTGGGCGAAGGGCAAGCGCCGAATCCGCGGACCGCGATTCCCAAGCTGGAAAAGATGTGCAAGCAGGGACAGGCCCGGGCCTGCGGCAATCTCGGCGCGCTGTTCATGCGCGGCCTCGGCGGGCCGCAGGATGCGTTGCGCGGGGAGAAGCTGCTCGAAGATGCCTGCAACAAGCGGGACGCGCGCGCATGCTCGAATCTCGCCACCCTCGCGTACCGCGCCGGCGATGCGGAACGGGCGGAGCAGCTAGCGGAGGCGGCGGACGATCTCGGGGATCCGGTCGGCTACGCGCACCTCGGCGACCTCTATGCGCGGACGAACGACACCGTGCGCGCCATCGTCTACTTCAAGCACGCGTGCGATGCGGGCATGGCGCACGGGTGTGCCGGCCACGGCTTTCTCCTCCTGGAGAGCGGGATCGACGAGAAGAAGGGACGCGAGCTGTTGCAGCGCGGGTGCGACGGCGGGGAAACGCAGGCCTGCGACGCGCTCCGGAACCCGAAATGA
- a CDS encoding LysM peptidoglycan-binding domain-containing protein, producing the protein MRSAIATVLAAVFVASAVRAQEDPWGDNAREPEAARETEQKPEDQKPEDLSDDDADAQAEVEKSAAELEAVRKAEEKAGLVPQAPGAGPRDGISVGLDPTDPIARDLSTALGTGLDGAPLADPAPAGSVAAKIPELLGISDEELRAKYDIPVEMNDAVVAYIRFFQTDAREHFSKWLTRSTRYIPMMRKVLEREGLPLDTVYLAMIESGFSAYAYSFAKAAGPWQFVVGTSRRYGLLTDFWVDERRDPYKSTIAASKYLKELKARFHGDWYLAWAGYNAGEGKISRAIRKEKTTDFWRMMGRGRTLRAETKHYVPKLIAAALIAKHPERFGFHVDYDQPRDFEEVRVPDATDLHVVAKAAGIAFEELRDLNPELRRFCTPPGGYTLRLPQAKRESFLAEYEKLDAKDRLSFTEHRVEKGEPLGKIARAYGVTEAAILRTNGIRSYRQIKPGRMLVIPMAGASRGMLAGSQLEDRRARGRMQLRAAPPDPAPAAKRVPGTLYTVKAGDTLWTIAAKFSTTVDKLRKLNGLSGRRARALQVGQTIAVRES; encoded by the coding sequence TTGCGCTCCGCGATCGCCACCGTGCTCGCAGCCGTCTTCGTGGCGTCCGCAGTGCGGGCGCAGGAAGACCCTTGGGGCGACAACGCGCGCGAGCCCGAGGCCGCGCGCGAAACCGAACAGAAGCCCGAGGACCAGAAGCCCGAGGATCTGTCCGACGACGACGCCGACGCGCAGGCGGAAGTGGAGAAGAGCGCGGCCGAGCTCGAGGCCGTGCGCAAGGCGGAGGAAAAGGCGGGGCTCGTCCCACAGGCTCCCGGCGCCGGACCCAGGGACGGCATCTCCGTCGGCCTCGACCCGACCGATCCGATCGCGCGCGATCTCTCCACCGCCCTCGGCACCGGCCTCGACGGCGCTCCTCTCGCCGACCCCGCACCGGCGGGCAGCGTCGCGGCGAAGATCCCCGAGCTGTTGGGAATCTCCGACGAGGAGCTGCGCGCCAAGTACGACATCCCCGTCGAGATGAACGACGCGGTGGTCGCCTATATCCGCTTCTTCCAGACCGACGCCCGCGAGCACTTCAGCAAGTGGCTCACGCGCAGCACCCGCTACATCCCGATGATGCGCAAGGTGCTCGAGCGGGAAGGCTTGCCGCTCGACACCGTGTACCTGGCGATGATCGAGAGCGGGTTCAGCGCCTACGCATACTCGTTCGCCAAGGCCGCCGGCCCCTGGCAGTTCGTGGTCGGCACCTCGCGACGGTACGGGCTGCTCACCGATTTCTGGGTCGACGAGCGGCGCGATCCGTACAAGTCGACCATCGCCGCTTCCAAGTATCTCAAGGAGCTGAAGGCGCGCTTCCACGGCGACTGGTACCTGGCCTGGGCGGGCTACAACGCCGGCGAGGGGAAGATCAGCCGCGCCATTCGCAAGGAGAAGACCACCGACTTCTGGCGCATGATGGGGCGCGGGCGGACGCTGCGAGCGGAGACGAAGCACTACGTCCCCAAGCTGATCGCGGCGGCGCTCATCGCCAAGCACCCCGAGCGATTCGGCTTCCACGTCGATTACGATCAGCCGCGCGACTTCGAGGAAGTGCGGGTGCCGGACGCCACCGACCTGCACGTGGTCGCCAAGGCGGCAGGGATCGCCTTCGAGGAGTTGCGGGACCTGAATCCTGAGCTGCGCCGGTTCTGCACGCCGCCGGGCGGATACACGCTGCGGCTGCCGCAGGCAAAGCGGGAATCGTTCCTCGCCGAGTACGAGAAGCTGGACGCGAAGGATCGGCTCAGCTTCACCGAGCACCGGGTGGAGAAGGGCGAGCCGCTGGGGAAGATCGCCCGCGCGTACGGCGTCACCGAAGCGGCCATCCTCCGCACCAACGGTATCCGCAGCTACAGGCAGATCAAGCCGGGCCGGATGCTGGTGATCCCGATGGCGGGCGCGTCGCGCGGGATGCTCGCCGGTTCGCAGCTCGAGGATCGACGTGCGCGGGGACGCATGCAGCTGCGCGCCGCCCCGCCGGATCCCGCGCCCGCCGCAAAGCGCGTCCCGGGAACCCTCTATACGGTCAAGGCCGGCGACACGCTCTGGACCATCGCCGCCAAGTTCTCCACGACGGTGGACAAGCTTCGCAAGCTGAATGGGCTGAGCGGCCGGCGTGCGCGGGCGCTGCAGGTCGGCCAGACCATCGCCGTCCGCGAGAGCTAG
- a CDS encoding DUF1211 domain-containing protein → MRRVGRGRLEAFSDGVIAIIITIMVLELKAPHEASAHALAAQAPVFLSYALSFLVVAIMWVNHHHLLHAIRAVDAPLLWWNNALLFAMSLIPFSTAFLGENPRSPLAVGVYGSNLALAGFGFFLLRGAVARRADPANQEAHRQQQRKNLLTAGLYASAVPLAYVSIWISFGIYLLIPALYFMPERKLETAS, encoded by the coding sequence TTGCGACGGGTGGGCCGGGGCCGCCTCGAAGCATTCAGCGACGGCGTCATCGCCATCATCATCACCATCATGGTGCTGGAGCTGAAAGCGCCACACGAGGCGAGCGCCCACGCCCTGGCTGCGCAGGCGCCCGTCTTCCTCAGCTATGCGCTGTCGTTCCTGGTCGTCGCGATCATGTGGGTCAACCACCACCATCTGCTGCATGCGATCCGCGCCGTGGACGCGCCGCTGCTCTGGTGGAACAACGCCCTCCTCTTCGCCATGTCGCTGATCCCGTTCTCCACCGCCTTTCTGGGCGAAAACCCTCGCTCGCCGCTGGCCGTCGGCGTCTACGGTTCGAACCTGGCGCTGGCCGGGTTCGGGTTCTTCCTCTTGCGCGGCGCGGTCGCCCGCCGCGCCGATCCCGCGAACCAGGAAGCGCACCGGCAGCAGCAGCGCAAGAATCTCCTCACCGCCGGCCTCTACGCGAGCGCCGTTCCGCTCGCATACGTCTCGATCTGGATCTCCTTCGGCATCTACCTCTTGATTCCCGCCCTCTACTTCATGCCGGAGCGGAAGCTCGAAACTGCCTCGTGA
- the dusB gene encoding tRNA dihydrouridine synthase DusB, translating into MSVEALSHAAPFAARAQPRAPATGPCRPIQPVRLGPLVLPNRYFLAPLAGVSDWPFRLLCREMGAAIAHTEMISSHGLVHGGDQTLSYLERPASERPFAIQVFGHDPEVLAAGARIAVENYGPIDAVDINMGCPVKKVCCHGAGAAMLKDPHLVERTVRNVAAAVAPLPVTVKLRAGWDDQARNAPDIARACEQGGAVAVGLHPRTRAQMYRGRADWDLIRRTKEAVGISVWGSGDLFTAEAALRMLAETGADAARIARGACGYPWIFRELLALERGETPAPVTVQEWRATILRHVRMAIEDKQGKHRIVPAAGSPRARPYRPNGGHEHHALDTREAELAAIRELRKHLLWYTRGRRGGLAFRRIAPDLHTEEDVRRALDRFFPEDGSVPAEVSDESVGSREMSAED; encoded by the coding sequence ATGTCAGTGGAAGCGCTCAGCCACGCCGCGCCGTTTGCCGCCCGCGCACAGCCGCGCGCGCCGGCGACCGGCCCTTGCCGTCCGATTCAGCCGGTCCGGCTGGGACCGCTGGTGCTACCGAATCGGTATTTCCTCGCGCCGCTCGCGGGCGTGTCGGACTGGCCGTTCCGGCTACTCTGCCGGGAGATGGGCGCCGCCATCGCGCACACGGAGATGATCAGCAGCCACGGCCTCGTGCACGGCGGCGATCAGACGCTCAGCTATCTCGAGCGGCCCGCGTCGGAGCGGCCGTTCGCCATCCAGGTCTTCGGACACGATCCCGAGGTGCTCGCCGCGGGCGCCCGCATCGCCGTCGAGAATTACGGCCCCATCGACGCCGTCGATATCAACATGGGCTGCCCGGTGAAGAAGGTCTGCTGCCACGGCGCCGGCGCCGCCATGCTGAAGGATCCGCATCTCGTCGAGCGGACGGTCCGCAACGTCGCGGCTGCTGTCGCTCCTCTGCCGGTCACGGTCAAGCTCCGCGCCGGTTGGGACGATCAAGCGCGAAACGCTCCCGACATCGCCCGGGCCTGCGAGCAGGGCGGCGCCGTGGCCGTAGGCCTCCATCCGCGGACGCGCGCGCAGATGTACCGCGGACGCGCCGACTGGGACCTGATCCGGCGCACCAAGGAAGCGGTGGGGATCTCCGTCTGGGGCTCCGGCGATCTGTTCACCGCCGAGGCGGCGCTGCGGATGCTCGCAGAGACCGGCGCCGACGCCGCGCGTATCGCCCGCGGAGCATGCGGCTATCCCTGGATCTTCCGCGAGCTGCTCGCGCTCGAGCGCGGGGAGACGCCGGCGCCGGTGACGGTGCAGGAATGGCGCGCCACCATCCTCCGCCACGTGCGCATGGCGATCGAGGACAAGCAGGGCAAGCACCGCATCGTGCCCGCCGCCGGGTCCCCGCGGGCGCGCCCGTACCGGCCCAACGGAGGACACGAGCACCATGCGCTCGACACGCGCGAGGCCGAGCTGGCGGCGATCCGCGAGCTGCGCAAGCACCTGCTGTGGTACACGCGCGGCCGGCGCGGCGGGCTCGCGTTCCGCCGGATCGCTCCCGATCTGCACACCGAAGAGGACGTGCGGCGAGCGCTGGACCGCTTCTTTCCCGAGGACGGTTCCGTGCCTGCGGAAGTGAGCGACGAATCGGTGGGGTCGCGCGAGATGAGCGCAGAGGATTGA
- a CDS encoding serine/threonine protein kinase — translation MGACAGCGRAGTDSRCAFCGVALAPRGYAVEKVLAQTDHGRVYRARSPDGAIVALKELQFASVPGAQQIDAFEREAATLKTLHHPRIPRYVDSFSEGEGVHLRLYLAAEFIEGEPLSARIRRGPFPEAELRDVAGQVLWVLLYLHKLGVLHRDIKPDNLIVRPGGEIVLVDFGSARQLSGTHTYGSTLVGTFGYMPTEQLGGTVDATSDLYALGATLLHAATGKPPSELLSSDMTLRVPRDAPLRGWIAGLVQPRRERRMQSAPASLAALEDPAPSRAVRPRFALLAAAGVAMTALSFVRGSAPAAASAPVVRTASPHATGAPSSPRQWFAMAKPFCNPVEVAQLMARRPGPSGWEGTGYVAGCWALAGRIGEARSALALVPEQERWRAAGIVFDLGHPVADAGDDIAAAPIMNLVLESWPAHFQALYHAGMSDYALGNAERARTHLTGFLRLYKEEDGFTRNARNALARLR, via the coding sequence ATGGGCGCGTGCGCCGGTTGTGGAAGAGCGGGCACCGATTCTCGCTGCGCTTTCTGCGGCGTCGCTCTTGCTCCGCGCGGCTATGCCGTCGAGAAGGTCCTGGCACAGACGGATCACGGGCGCGTCTACCGCGCGCGATCCCCGGACGGAGCCATCGTCGCGCTCAAGGAGCTGCAGTTCGCCAGCGTTCCCGGCGCGCAGCAGATCGACGCGTTCGAGCGCGAGGCGGCGACCCTCAAGACGCTGCACCACCCGCGCATCCCTCGTTACGTCGACAGCTTCTCCGAAGGCGAGGGCGTCCATCTGCGCTTGTACCTCGCGGCCGAGTTCATCGAAGGCGAGCCGCTTTCGGCGCGGATCCGCCGCGGGCCGTTTCCCGAGGCGGAGCTGCGCGACGTCGCCGGACAGGTGCTGTGGGTGCTCCTGTACCTGCACAAGCTCGGGGTGCTGCACCGGGACATCAAGCCGGACAACCTCATCGTCCGGCCGGGCGGCGAGATCGTCCTCGTCGACTTCGGAAGCGCCCGGCAGCTCTCCGGAACGCACACCTACGGCTCGACGCTGGTCGGCACATTCGGCTACATGCCGACGGAGCAGCTCGGCGGCACGGTGGACGCGACCAGCGACCTTTACGCGCTGGGAGCGACGCTGCTCCATGCCGCCACGGGGAAGCCGCCCTCCGAGCTTCTCTCGAGCGACATGACGCTGCGGGTGCCTCGCGACGCGCCCCTGCGTGGATGGATCGCGGGCCTCGTGCAGCCGCGGCGCGAGAGACGGATGCAGAGCGCACCGGCGTCGCTCGCCGCCCTGGAGGATCCGGCGCCGTCCCGAGCCGTCCGGCCGCGATTCGCCCTGCTCGCTGCCGCCGGCGTAGCGATGACGGCGCTGTCCTTCGTCCGCGGTTCCGCACCCGCCGCAGCCTCTGCGCCCGTGGTCCGAACGGCGTCGCCCCACGCGACTGGCGCTCCGTCTTCGCCACGACAGTGGTTCGCGATGGCCAAGCCGTTCTGCAATCCCGTGGAAGTGGCGCAGCTCATGGCGAGGCGGCCGGGCCCGTCCGGATGGGAGGGCACGGGTTATGTCGCCGGCTGCTGGGCATTGGCGGGCCGGATCGGCGAGGCGCGTTCCGCGCTCGCCCTCGTTCCCGAGCAGGAACGCTGGCGCGCCGCGGGAATCGTCTTCGACCTGGGCCACCCGGTAGCCGACGCAGGCGACGATATCGCCGCCGCGCCGATCATGAATCTCGTCCTCGAGTCGTGGCCAGCTCATTTCCAGGCGCTGTACCACGCCGGGATGAGCGACTACGCGCTGGGCAATGCGGAGCGCGCGCGCACGCACCTCACTGGGTTCCTGCGCCTCTACAAGGAAGAGGACGGTTTCACACGCAACGCCCGGAATGCGCTCGCCAGGCTGCGCTGA
- a CDS encoding DUF58 domain-containing protein, with amino-acid sequence MAAPAELIRRIRRIEITTRRAVQDTLAGGYHSVFKGRGMAFSEVRPYQPGDEIRSIDWNVTARMGEPFVKVFVEERELTALIAVDRSASQDAGVAPQAKAEVAAEIAALLVFSALENGDRAGLLLFTDRIERYVPPRRGIKHGLRLITETLAFRPRGRGTDLAAALGHLTTAQRRRAVVFVVSDFLAGGYEAALAVLARRHDVVPVVVSDPVEEKLPQIGGLWPVADAETGEMVLLDLSDVRTRRAYEARARERVETRDRMFRRLSLDAVRVRPGDDYVAPLAALFRARTRRRTA; translated from the coding sequence ATGGCGGCGCCCGCAGAGCTCATCCGCAGGATCCGGCGCATCGAGATCACCACCCGGCGCGCGGTGCAGGACACGCTCGCCGGCGGCTACCATTCCGTCTTCAAGGGGCGCGGAATGGCGTTTTCCGAAGTCCGCCCCTACCAGCCTGGCGACGAGATCCGCTCCATCGACTGGAACGTGACGGCGCGGATGGGCGAGCCCTTCGTCAAGGTCTTCGTGGAGGAGCGCGAGCTGACGGCGCTGATCGCCGTGGACCGCAGCGCTTCGCAGGACGCCGGCGTCGCGCCGCAGGCCAAGGCGGAAGTCGCCGCGGAAATCGCCGCGCTGCTGGTCTTCTCCGCCCTGGAGAATGGTGACCGGGCGGGGCTGCTGCTGTTCACCGACCGGATCGAGCGCTACGTCCCGCCGCGCCGCGGAATCAAGCACGGCCTGCGCCTGATCACCGAGACGCTGGCGTTCCGGCCGCGCGGTCGGGGCACCGATCTGGCCGCGGCGCTCGGCCATCTGACCACCGCGCAGCGACGGCGCGCGGTGGTGTTCGTCGTCAGCGACTTCCTCGCCGGGGGATACGAGGCCGCGCTGGCCGTGCTGGCGCGCCGGCACGACGTGGTTCCGGTGGTGGTGAGCGATCCGGTGGAGGAGAAGCTGCCGCAGATCGGCGGGCTCTGGCCGGTGGCGGACGCCGAGACCGGCGAGATGGTGCTCCTGGATCTCTCCGATGTCCGCACGCGCCGCGCCTACGAGGCGCGGGCGCGCGAGCGGGTGGAGACGCGCGACCGGATGTTCCGGCGCCTCTCGCTCGATGCCGTGCGCGTCCGCCCGGGCGACGACTACGTCGCTCCCCTCGCTGCGCTGTTCCGCGCCCGCACGCGGAGGCGCACGGCATGA
- a CDS encoding alpha/beta fold hydrolase has protein sequence MSEETLAEALERHPEPRRLWLALASQRKRLGLAARRVLAQGGQLALRGVPDLSLDLLMRLAHGAMLAQGAESWTASLHGYRVHRYAFAGHGVGPAALLLHGLGGSASSIAPLVPALVPRSPRVVLLELPGHGRSPQPASGPLSAREYGAVVIACAEEMAREHRGKVVLIGNSLGGALALYAAHERPDLCAGVVGMNPAGAELSDEAMTALPRAFDDPNLGAAHMARLLFHRTPWPFWLVARDFARHWGTPTVQRILDDARAGNDRSLGLDVLTDIHVPVLILWGAQDRLLPLRSVEDFARIAGARVEMLQGCGHIPQLERPAQTRRAVAAFIDTLK, from the coding sequence ATGAGTGAGGAGACGTTGGCCGAGGCCCTCGAACGACATCCGGAGCCGCGCCGCCTCTGGCTCGCCCTCGCCTCGCAGCGCAAGCGTCTGGGGCTGGCGGCGCGCCGCGTGCTCGCGCAGGGAGGTCAGCTCGCGTTGCGCGGCGTCCCCGATCTCTCGCTCGATCTGCTGATGCGTCTCGCGCACGGAGCGATGCTAGCGCAGGGCGCCGAGAGCTGGACGGCGTCGCTCCACGGCTACCGCGTGCATCGCTACGCGTTCGCAGGACATGGGGTCGGACCAGCCGCCCTGCTCCTGCACGGACTGGGAGGGTCCGCCAGCTCCATCGCGCCGCTGGTACCCGCCCTCGTCCCGCGGTCGCCCCGCGTCGTCCTCCTCGAGCTGCCAGGCCACGGCCGCTCGCCGCAGCCCGCCAGCGGCCCGTTGAGCGCGCGCGAGTACGGGGCGGTGGTGATCGCCTGCGCCGAAGAGATGGCTCGCGAACACCGCGGCAAGGTCGTTTTGATCGGCAATTCGCTGGGAGGAGCGCTGGCGCTCTATGCCGCGCACGAGCGCCCCGATCTCTGCGCGGGCGTGGTGGGAATGAACCCCGCCGGCGCGGAGCTGTCCGACGAGGCGATGACGGCGCTGCCGCGCGCGTTCGACGACCCGAACCTGGGCGCGGCCCACATGGCGCGGCTGCTCTTTCACCGGACGCCGTGGCCCTTCTGGCTGGTGGCGCGCGATTTCGCGCGGCATTGGGGCACTCCGACCGTGCAGCGCATCCTCGACGATGCCCGCGCCGGCAACGATCGCTCGCTCGGTCTCGACGTGCTCACCGACATCCACGTGCCGGTGCTGATCCTCTGGGGAGCGCAGGATCGGCTGCTGCCGCTGCGCAGCGTGGAGGACTTCGCGCGGATCGCGGGCGCGCGGGTCGAGATGCTGCAGGGCTGCGGCCACATTCCCCAGCTGGAGAGACCTGCGCAGACGCGACGGGCCGTGGCCGCGTTCATCGACACGCTGAAATAA
- a CDS encoding MoxR family ATPase — MSAQPATDIRLLNDRIQQESAFVDALIQQAAQVIVGQRQMIERLLIGLITGGHVLLEGVPGLAKTLTVKTLGDCLQLSFKRIQFTPDLLPADLVGTQIYQPQTQSFTVKKGPLFANLILADEINRAPAKVQSALLESMQERQVTIGDQTFPLPAPFLVLATENPIEQEGTYPLPEAQVDRFMLKVKVGYPTRQEELLIMDRVAGRELPRPAAVVTPEQLLRAQKVVSDIYIDPKVKEYIVNLVLATRDAPAAGLNDMAGTIEYGASPRATIYLNLAARAHAFLRHRGFVTPEDVKAVAYDVLRHRISLTYEAEAENLTPEKVIQKILEKIEVP; from the coding sequence TTGAGCGCCCAGCCTGCGACCGACATCCGCCTCCTCAACGATCGCATCCAGCAGGAATCGGCGTTCGTGGACGCGCTGATCCAGCAGGCCGCGCAGGTCATCGTCGGGCAGCGGCAGATGATCGAGCGGCTCCTGATCGGGTTGATCACCGGCGGGCACGTGCTGCTGGAAGGCGTTCCCGGGCTGGCCAAGACGCTGACGGTGAAGACGCTCGGCGACTGCCTCCAACTCTCCTTCAAGCGCATCCAGTTCACGCCGGATCTCCTTCCGGCCGACCTGGTGGGCACGCAGATCTATCAGCCGCAGACGCAGAGCTTCACGGTGAAGAAGGGGCCGCTGTTCGCGAACCTGATCCTCGCCGACGAGATCAACCGCGCGCCGGCGAAGGTCCAGTCCGCGCTCCTCGAGTCGATGCAGGAGAGGCAGGTCACCATCGGAGACCAGACGTTCCCGCTCCCTGCCCCGTTTCTCGTGCTGGCGACCGAGAACCCCATCGAGCAGGAAGGGACGTATCCGCTGCCGGAGGCGCAGGTCGACCGGTTCATGCTGAAGGTGAAGGTCGGCTACCCCACGCGGCAGGAGGAGCTGCTGATCATGGATCGGGTCGCAGGCCGGGAGCTGCCCCGCCCCGCGGCGGTCGTGACTCCCGAGCAGCTCCTGCGCGCGCAGAAGGTCGTCAGCGACATCTACATCGATCCCAAGGTGAAGGAGTACATCGTCAACCTGGTGCTGGCGACGCGGGACGCCCCGGCGGCCGGCCTCAACGACATGGCCGGAACCATCGAGTACGGCGCCTCGCCGCGCGCGACCATCTACCTGAACCTGGCGGCGCGCGCGCACGCCTTCCTCCGTCACCGCGGCTTCGTCACGCCCGAAGACGTCAAGGCCGTCGCCTACGACGTGCTCCGCCACCGGATCTCGCTCACCTACGAAGCGGAGGCGGAGAACCTGACGCCGGAGAAGGTGATCCAGAAGATCCTCGAGAAGATCGAGGTCCCGTGA